The Meiothermus sp. genome segment ATTCTGATATTTATCTCGGTGCTGGCTTACAACTTTCTGGGCGACGCCCTGCGGGATGCCGCAGATGTGCGGCAAAGGGACTGAGGCACGGGGTAGCTGAGGCGTATGAATCCATATCTGAACGGCCAGGATTGTCTATCCAAGCAACGGGTTCTCCCTTTTCCCTGTGATAAGTGCCCTGAGGCCCTCGTATCTCTTCCAGGGCGCAGTGGGGCCGGAATGAGCTAAAAGAATCCAACTCTCGAGGCAACTAAAGGAGGAGCGCATGAACCGTCGGAAGTTGTTAAAGCAAGCTGCCTTCGGCATGGGCGCGGGGGCGCTGGCTCCCTGGCTCTTTGGCAAGGCAAAGGCCCAGCAAGCCAGCCAGGCCAACGTGCCTGCCAATCTGTTCCAGGAGATTGGCAAGCGCGGGGGCACCCTCACCCTACCGCTGGGTTCCACACCGCAAAGCTGGAATTACTTTGCGGTAATTGACAATTTTGCCTATACCGTGCTGAACAATGTTTTTGATCGGTTGATGCAGCTCGACCAGATTACCTTCGAACTTGTAGGGGTACTGGCCGAGTCCTGGACGATTTCCAAGGATGCCCGCACCACCACCGTAAAGCTTCGCAGCGGTGTGAAGTGGTCAGACGGCACTCCATTTACGGCCGACGACGTGATTTTTACCTTTACCGAGGTGGCCTCGAACACCAACCTTCGGGCCAACCAGGCCGCCACCCTCAGGGTGGCCGGGGTACCGCTGCGCTTTGAGAAGGTGGACGATCTGACCTTCCGGGTAATCTCGAGCAAGCCCTATGGCGCGGTTTTACAGGCACTGACCTTTTCGCCCATCATGCCGAAACACAAACTGGCCCAGTTCAAGCCCCTGGAAGACCCCGGTGGCTACAGCCGGGTCTGGGCCACCAATACCGACCCCAAGGAAATTGTGGGCACAGGGCCTTTTATTCTGCAAAGCTACGTGCCCGACCAGAAGGTAACCCTGGTGCGCAACCCCAACTCCTGGCGGCGCGATACCCAGAGCAACTCCCTGCCCTACTTCGACCGGCTGGAGTACCTGATTATCCGCGACCAGAACATCCAGGCAGCGCAGTTCCTGGCAGGCAACCTCGATCAGATACCCATTACCGGGGCGCAGTTTCCTGACCTTAAGCGCCAAGAAGTGGCTACGGGAAAAATCCGGGTATTGCGTGGCAGCACCATTTATACTTCTCCGCCGCATTGGGGTTTTAATTTTGACGTACCCAACCCCGAATTGCGTGAGGTATTTCGCAACCTGACCTTCCGCAGGGCCATGCAGTTTGCCGTGAACCGCAAACGCATCATCGAGGACGTGTACAACGGCCTGGCCAGCCTGCCCGGACATGGGGTCGCTCC includes the following:
- a CDS encoding ABC transporter substrate-binding protein, yielding MNRRKLLKQAAFGMGAGALAPWLFGKAKAQQASQANVPANLFQEIGKRGGTLTLPLGSTPQSWNYFAVIDNFAYTVLNNVFDRLMQLDQITFELVGVLAESWTISKDARTTTVKLRSGVKWSDGTPFTADDVIFTFTEVASNTNLRANQAATLRVAGVPLRFEKVDDLTFRVISSKPYGAVLQALTFSPIMPKHKLAQFKPLEDPGGYSRVWATNTDPKEIVGTGPFILQSYVPDQKVTLVRNPNSWRRDTQSNSLPYFDRLEYLIIRDQNIQAAQFLAGNLDQIPITGAQFPDLKRQEVATGKIRVLRGSTIYTSPPHWGFNFDVPNPELREVFRNLTFRRAMQFAVNRKRIIEDVYNGLASLPGHGVAPGTFWYYDTRSYLGEWSLERAAGLLDSLGLRRGADGQRRLPSGRVLEFSFTYASDSLPFSAIAAILQNDLRQIGVKLNLQGIQQGTLLATATSGNFESILMAYGDQPDPQLRKDIWQPGGQLNYWHRSVWPERGSSEPKFDQMFPWEKNIWEIFRQAEQLGDQNERKRLYDRWQLLSAQNLPVIMIVKPDAVAAGHARLGNFYARDNRIIYTNFSMFEK